AAAGTATTTTTCAACATATAAATGATATTTGTCCCATTATTGGTTCATTTTTTATGGTCATAATTTTTTTAATTTCGTTTGTACATTGGCTGAACAGCAACAGTAATTATTTGCATCATTTTTTCTTATGCAGATATTGTTTATTTTGAAATTCCTTTATGTGCAGTAGTGCAACAGTTGCCTAATTTTTATACTAAAATAAATCGAGTTGCAGGTCTGTGCATATCACTATACCAATTTTTTTGAGGTATAGTGGTATGGATTATTTCAACCCAGGTGAATTTGAAACTCTTACTATCCAAGAATTCTGTCAAAGATTGCACATATGCCAGAGCGAAGTCTATCGTTTGCGCAACGAGGGCAAGCTTGTTCCTGGACGCCATTTCATAAAGATAGGAAGAGTCGTCCGATATTTCTGGTGCAAGGAAGTGCTCCAGGATATTCACAGGACGGCGAACGACGACAAGACAGGAGAGGCCCCACCCTCACAGGCACCGACTCGGCAAAATAGCCGTTCACGCCGGCTGGGCCGAACAGAGAATCGAGTAAATTGGGATATTGAATAGTCCCCACCCCTTTGTTATCGTGGGTGTTGGACTCAATGCCCAGATCAGAAGGGAGGTGAAACAGAAAGGAGCAGCACTGTGGCAAGAAAGAAGAAGGAAGAGGTATCTCTGCGGAACTGGGGCGAAGGTAATGTGACGACCAAGAGGGGGTCTTCCCGACTTTACTATGACTTCCGCTACCTTGGTGAACGGGTTGAAATCTCCACGGGGCTTTCGGATACCCCTGATAACCGCCGCAAGGCCAT
The nucleotide sequence above comes from Geobacter benzoatilyticus. Encoded proteins:
- a CDS encoding helix-turn-helix domain-containing protein, with product MDYFNPGEFETLTIQEFCQRLHICQSEVYRLRNEGKLVPGRHFIKIGRVVRYFWCKEVLQDIHRTANDDKTGEAPPSQAPTRQNSRSRRLGRTENRVNWDIE